Proteins from one Hydrogenophaga sp. SL48 genomic window:
- the glpK gene encoding glycerol kinase GlpK: protein MTYLLALDQGTSSSRSIVFDQAGRVVAMAQREFRQIYPQPGWVEHDPRDLWTTQLETAREALAKAGLKAADIRAVGITNQRETTVVWNRSTGEPVYNAIVWQDRRAESTCVALRERGLSDTVLQKTGLRIDAYFSGTKLQWILDHVPGARAQAEAGELAFGTVDSWLIWQLTGGAAHVTDHSNAARTMLFNVHTQRWDEELLAAMTIPVAMMPTALPSSAHFGEVRSEWLGAPLVIGGVAGDQQSALFGQACFSAGMAKNTYGTGCFMLMHNGERFQTSQNGLITTAAAQPPGKPQYAFEGSVFIGGAVVQWLRDGLRAIQSSSEVQALAESVPDAGGVVLVPAFTGLGAPYWQPDSRGSITGLTRGSTIAHIARAALESIAFQSAALLDAMSRDAVASGGVPVNELRVDGGACVNDLLMQIQADLLGIPVVRPAVIETTALGAAYLAGLHTGVYAGLDELSKQWRAERTFHPTLSRERAAEKMAEWEHAVRQTTAA, encoded by the coding sequence ATGACCTATCTGCTGGCCCTGGACCAGGGCACCTCCAGTTCGCGCAGCATCGTGTTCGACCAGGCCGGCCGCGTGGTCGCGATGGCGCAGCGCGAGTTCCGCCAGATCTACCCGCAGCCCGGCTGGGTCGAACACGACCCGCGCGACCTCTGGACCACGCAGCTGGAGACCGCGCGCGAGGCGCTGGCCAAGGCCGGGCTGAAGGCGGCCGACATCCGCGCCGTGGGCATCACCAACCAGCGCGAGACCACGGTGGTGTGGAACCGCAGCACGGGCGAGCCCGTCTACAACGCCATCGTCTGGCAGGACCGCCGCGCCGAGAGCACCTGCGTGGCGCTGCGCGAGCGTGGGCTCTCCGACACGGTTCTGCAGAAAACCGGCCTGCGCATCGACGCCTATTTCTCTGGCACCAAGCTGCAGTGGATCCTCGACCACGTGCCCGGCGCGCGCGCCCAGGCCGAGGCCGGTGAGCTGGCCTTCGGCACGGTGGACAGCTGGCTGATCTGGCAGCTCACCGGCGGCGCGGCCCACGTGACCGACCACAGCAACGCCGCGCGCACCATGCTGTTCAACGTGCACACGCAGCGCTGGGACGAGGAGCTGCTCGCCGCCATGACCATCCCGGTGGCCATGATGCCGACCGCCCTGCCCTCCAGCGCCCACTTCGGCGAGGTGCGCAGCGAATGGCTGGGCGCGCCGCTGGTGATCGGCGGCGTGGCCGGCGACCAGCAGAGCGCGCTGTTCGGCCAGGCCTGCTTCTCCGCCGGCATGGCCAAGAACACCTACGGCACCGGCTGCTTCATGCTGATGCACAACGGCGAGCGTTTCCAGACCAGCCAGAACGGCCTGATCACCACCGCCGCCGCACAGCCGCCCGGCAAACCGCAGTACGCCTTTGAGGGCAGCGTGTTCATCGGCGGCGCGGTCGTGCAGTGGCTGCGCGACGGCCTGCGCGCCATCCAGTCCAGCAGCGAGGTGCAGGCACTGGCCGAGAGCGTGCCCGACGCCGGCGGCGTGGTGCTGGTGCCCGCCTTCACCGGCCTGGGCGCGCCCTACTGGCAGCCCGACAGCCGGGGCAGCATCACCGGCCTCACGCGCGGCAGCACCATCGCCCACATCGCACGCGCCGCGCTGGAGAGCATCGCCTTCCAGAGCGCCGCCCTGCTCGACGCCATGAGCCGCGACGCCGTGGCCAGCGGCGGCGTGCCGGTGAACGAGCTGCGGGTGGACGGCGGCGCCTGCGTCAACGACCTGCTGATGCAGATCCAGGCCGACCTGCTGGGCATCCCGGTGGTGCGGCCCGCCGTGATCGAGACCACCGCGCTGGGCGCGGCCTACCTCGCGGGCCTGCACACCGGCGTGTACGCCGGGCTGGACGAGCTGTCCAAGCAGTGGCGCGCCGAGCGCACGTTTCATCCCACGCTGTCGCGCGAACGGGCGGCGGAAAAGATGGCCGAGTGGGAACACGCGGTGAGGCAGACGACGGCGGCATAG
- the proC gene encoding pyrroline-5-carboxylate reductase yields MNTSTHPIITFIGGGNMASAIIGGLVRQGHTASALQVVEPWDEQRAKLAQQFPGMSVLPAASADLQPSDLVVWAVKPQTFKDAALAAGPFLGQALHLSVAAGITSESMAAWLGTQRIVRAMPNTPALVGLGMTGLMARAAVSADDRALVERVVRTTGELVWVNVESDLDAVTAISGSGPAYVFYFLEAMRDAGAKMGLAPEVAQQLAIGTFLGAATLAQRSSDPLQTLRERVTSKGGTTYAAITSMESAGVKTKFEEALFAAQKRAAELGQEFGK; encoded by the coding sequence ATGAACACCTCCACCCACCCCATCATCACCTTCATCGGCGGCGGCAACATGGCCAGCGCCATCATCGGCGGCCTGGTCCGCCAGGGCCACACCGCCAGCGCCTTGCAGGTGGTCGAGCCTTGGGACGAGCAGCGCGCGAAGCTGGCGCAGCAGTTCCCGGGCATGAGCGTGCTGCCGGCGGCCAGCGCCGATCTGCAACCCTCCGACCTCGTGGTCTGGGCCGTGAAGCCCCAGACCTTCAAAGACGCCGCGCTGGCCGCCGGCCCCTTCCTCGGCCAGGCCCTGCACCTCAGCGTGGCCGCCGGCATCACCAGCGAGAGCATGGCCGCCTGGCTGGGCACGCAGCGCATCGTGCGCGCCATGCCCAACACGCCCGCGCTCGTGGGCCTGGGCATGACCGGCCTGATGGCCCGCGCCGCAGTCTCGGCCGACGACCGCGCGCTGGTCGAGCGCGTGGTCCGCACCACGGGCGAGCTGGTCTGGGTGAACGTGGAGAGCGACCTCGACGCGGTGACCGCGATCTCCGGCTCCGGCCCGGCCTACGTGTTCTATTTCCTCGAAGCCATGCGCGACGCCGGCGCGAAGATGGGCCTCGCGCCCGAGGTCGCGCAGCAGCTCGCCATCGGTACCTTTCTGGGCGCCGCCACGCTGGCGCAACGCTCCAGCGATCCGCTGCAGACCCTGCGCGAGCGGGTCACGTCCAAGGGGGGCACGACCTACGCGGCCATCACATCGATGGAATCGGCGGGTGTGAAGACCAAGTTTGAAGAGGCGCTGTTCGCTGCGCAAAAACGAGCTGCCGAGTTGGGTCAGGAATTCGGCAAATAG
- a CDS encoding 4-hydroxybenzoate octaprenyltransferase — MFDRLNLYLDLIRWNRPAGWLLLLWPSLSALWVAAGGFPGVHLLAVFVLGTILMRSAGCCVNDVADREFDKHVKRTAQRPVTSGRVGVKEALIVGAALALAAFLLVLTTNVATIAWSFLGLVLALIYPYAKRHVSMPQAVLGVAFSFGIPMAFAAVDGGPALELFSGTTPWASPGFWSGVWHSVPPLAWVLMAGNLFWVLAYDTEYAMVDRDDDLRIGMKTSAITLGDADVPAVTAFYLVFLGIWTAALWALVNPVVWGAMLLVALGQVVWHFRLIKDRTRDGCFKAFRLNHWLGFSVFVGVVLGLV; from the coding sequence GTGTTTGATCGTCTGAACCTCTACCTTGATCTGATCCGCTGGAACCGCCCGGCGGGCTGGCTGTTGCTCCTGTGGCCCTCGCTGTCTGCGCTGTGGGTGGCGGCGGGTGGTTTCCCCGGCGTGCACCTGCTGGCGGTGTTTGTGCTCGGCACCATCCTCATGCGCAGCGCGGGCTGTTGCGTCAACGACGTGGCCGACCGCGAGTTCGATAAGCATGTCAAACGCACCGCGCAGCGCCCGGTGACCAGCGGGCGCGTGGGTGTGAAGGAGGCCTTGATCGTCGGTGCGGCGCTCGCTCTCGCCGCCTTCCTGCTGGTGCTCACCACCAACGTCGCCACCATCGCGTGGTCGTTTCTGGGGCTGGTGCTGGCGCTGATCTACCCCTACGCCAAGCGACATGTGTCCATGCCGCAGGCGGTGCTGGGCGTGGCGTTCAGCTTTGGCATCCCGATGGCGTTTGCGGCGGTGGACGGTGGGCCGGCGCTGGAGCTGTTCAGTGGTACGACGCCGTGGGCGTCACCCGGCTTCTGGAGCGGCGTCTGGCACAGCGTGCCGCCGCTGGCCTGGGTGTTGATGGCGGGCAACCTGTTCTGGGTGCTGGCCTACGACACCGAGTACGCCATGGTCGACCGCGACGACGATTTGCGCATCGGCATGAAGACCTCGGCCATCACGCTGGGCGACGCCGACGTGCCCGCCGTGACGGCGTTCTACCTGGTCTTCCTGGGCATCTGGACCGCCGCGCTGTGGGCCTTGGTGAACCCGGTGGTCTGGGGCGCCATGCTGCTGGTGGCGCTGGGCCAGGTGGTCTGGCACTTCCGCCTCATCAAAGACCGCACGCGCGACGGCTGCTTCAAGGCCTTCCGCCTGAATCACTGGTTGGGGTTCTCGGTGTTTGTGGGCGTGGTGCTCGGCTTGGTTTGA
- a CDS encoding hydrogen peroxide-inducible genes activator codes for MTLTELKYIVAVARERHFGKAAEACFVSQPTLSVAIKKLEEELELKIFERNASEIAVTPLGEEIVRQAQTVLEQAAAIKEIAKRGKDPLAGPLKLGVIYTISPYLLPNLVRQVIERTPQMPLMLQENFTVKLLEQLRLGEIDCAILAEPFPDTNLAIAPLYDEPFMAAVPANHPLAQRKHITTDEIKSETMLLLGTGHCFRDHVLEVCPEFARFSNETEGIRKSFEGSSLETIKHMVAAGMGVTLVPRLSVPRSALDGTADNSQDLGDASFVHYLPFEGDPPTRRVVLAWRRSFTRYQAIAELRNAIYGCELPGVKRLS; via the coding sequence ATGACGCTCACCGAACTCAAATACATCGTGGCCGTGGCGCGCGAGAGGCACTTCGGCAAGGCCGCCGAGGCCTGCTTCGTGTCGCAGCCCACGCTGTCTGTCGCGATCAAGAAGCTCGAAGAAGAGCTCGAACTCAAGATCTTCGAGCGCAACGCGAGCGAGATCGCCGTCACGCCCCTGGGTGAAGAGATCGTGCGGCAGGCGCAGACGGTGCTGGAGCAGGCCGCGGCCATCAAGGAGATCGCCAAGCGCGGCAAGGACCCGCTGGCCGGGCCGCTCAAACTGGGCGTGATCTACACCATCAGCCCCTACCTGCTGCCCAACCTCGTGCGTCAGGTGATCGAGCGCACGCCGCAGATGCCGCTGATGCTGCAGGAAAACTTCACCGTCAAGCTGCTGGAGCAGCTGCGCCTGGGCGAGATCGATTGCGCCATCCTGGCCGAGCCCTTCCCTGACACCAACCTCGCCATCGCGCCACTCTACGACGAGCCCTTCATGGCCGCCGTGCCCGCCAACCACCCGCTGGCCCAGCGCAAACACATCACCACCGACGAGATCAAAAGCGAGACCATGCTGCTGCTGGGCACCGGGCACTGCTTCCGCGACCACGTGCTGGAGGTCTGCCCCGAGTTCGCGCGCTTCTCCAACGAGACCGAAGGCATCCGCAAGAGCTTCGAGGGTTCGTCGCTGGAGACCATCAAGCACATGGTGGCCGCCGGCATGGGGGTGACGCTGGTGCCGCGCCTGTCGGTGCCGCGTTCGGCGCTCGACGGCACGGCCGACAACTCGCAGGACCTGGGCGACGCGTCTTTTGTGCATTACCTGCCGTTCGAGGGCGATCCGCCCACGCGCCGCGTGGTGCTGGCCTGGCGGCGCAGCTTCACGCGTTACCAGGCGATCGCCGAACTGCGCAACGCGATCTACGGGTGCGAGCTGCCCGGCGTGAAAAGGTTGTCTTGA
- the recG gene encoding ATP-dependent DNA helicase RecG, with protein sequence MPDAKPAPRKELSAPQKALHKLGLTRDIDLALHLPLRYEDETRVVRLSDAREGQTAQVEGTVTASEITLRPRRQLLVTLDDGSDTCTLRFFSFYPSHQKALAVGARVRVRGEIRGGFMGRTMMHPAFHAAGGELPDALTPVYPTSAQLPQAYLRKVVASGLGRADLSETIPPELLGSLQRVVHGTWSLRDALRYLHHPGPDVSLDALEDRSHPAWQRLKAEELLAQQLSQLTAKRERDALRAPVLRTLPGGLHEQLLGVLPFALTGAQRRVIEEIARDLARHVPMHRLLQGDVGSGKTVVAALAAAIAIDSGWQCALMAPTEILAEQHFAKLIGWLEPLLAPLGKRVAWLTGSQKKKQRTEMLALIASGEAALVVGTHAVIQDQVVFQNLALAIIDEQHRFGVAQRLALRSKMTEGDDGQSREPHLLMMSATPIPRTLAMSYYADLDVSTIDELPPGRTPIVTKVVSDQRRHEVIQRIRAQVAEGRQVYWVCPLIEESEALDLSNATETHAELSQSLQGVLVGLLHSRMPVAEKKAVMSLFTSGHMSVLVSTTVIEVGVDVPNASLMVIEHAERFGLSQLHQLRGRVGRGAAASACVLLYTPPEGGRLGETARERLKAMAETNDGFEIARRDLEIRGPGEFLGARQSGAALLRFADLATDGHLLDWARQAAAQMLAQHPAAAEKHIARWLGSKAEYLKA encoded by the coding sequence ATGCCCGACGCCAAGCCCGCCCCTCGCAAGGAACTCTCTGCGCCGCAGAAAGCCCTGCACAAACTGGGGCTCACGCGCGACATCGACCTGGCCCTGCACCTGCCGCTGCGCTACGAGGACGAAACCCGCGTCGTGCGCCTGAGCGATGCGCGCGAGGGTCAGACCGCGCAGGTGGAGGGCACCGTCACCGCGAGCGAGATCACCCTGCGCCCGCGCCGCCAGCTGCTGGTGACGCTGGACGACGGCTCGGACACCTGCACCTTGCGCTTCTTCAGCTTCTACCCCTCGCACCAGAAGGCGCTGGCGGTGGGCGCGCGCGTGCGGGTGCGGGGTGAAATCCGCGGCGGTTTCATGGGCCGCACCATGATGCACCCGGCCTTTCACGCGGCCGGCGGCGAGCTGCCCGATGCCCTCACCCCCGTCTACCCCACCAGCGCCCAGCTGCCCCAGGCCTACCTGCGCAAGGTGGTGGCCAGCGGGCTGGGGCGTGCCGACCTGTCCGAAACCATCCCGCCCGAACTGCTGGGCAGCCTGCAGCGCGTGGTGCACGGCACCTGGTCCCTGCGCGACGCGCTGCGTTACCTGCACCACCCGGGGCCGGACGTGTCGCTCGACGCGCTCGAAGACCGCAGCCACCCGGCCTGGCAGCGCCTGAAGGCCGAGGAGCTGCTGGCGCAGCAGCTTTCGCAGCTGACCGCCAAGCGCGAACGCGATGCCCTGCGCGCTCCCGTCTTGCGCACGTTGCCCGGCGGCCTGCATGAACAATTGCTCGGCGTGTTGCCGTTCGCCTTGACCGGTGCGCAGCGCCGCGTGATTGAGGAGATCGCGCGCGATCTGGCGCGCCACGTGCCCATGCACCGCCTGCTGCAGGGCGATGTGGGTTCGGGCAAGACGGTGGTGGCCGCGCTGGCTGCGGCCATCGCCATCGACTCGGGCTGGCAGTGCGCGCTGATGGCGCCCACCGAAATCCTGGCCGAGCAGCATTTCGCCAAGCTCATCGGCTGGCTGGAGCCGCTGCTCGCGCCCCTGGGCAAACGCGTGGCCTGGCTCACCGGCAGCCAGAAGAAAAAGCAGCGCACCGAGATGCTGGCCCTGATCGCCAGCGGCGAGGCCGCCCTGGTGGTGGGCACGCACGCGGTGATCCAGGACCAGGTGGTGTTCCAGAACCTGGCGCTGGCCATCATTGATGAGCAGCACCGGTTTGGGGTGGCGCAGCGGCTGGCACTCAGATCCAAGATGACCGAGGGCGACGACGGGCAATCGCGCGAGCCGCACCTGCTGATGATGAGCGCCACGCCCATCCCGCGCACGCTCGCCATGAGCTACTACGCCGACCTCGATGTCTCCACCATCGACGAGCTGCCGCCCGGTCGCACGCCCATCGTCACCAAGGTCGTGTCCGACCAGCGCCGCCACGAGGTGATTCAGCGCATCCGCGCCCAGGTGGCCGAAGGGCGGCAGGTCTACTGGGTCTGCCCGCTGATCGAAGAGAGCGAGGCGCTGGACCTGTCCAACGCCACCGAGACGCACGCGGAGTTGAGCCAGTCCCTTCAGGGCGTGCTCGTCGGGCTGCTGCATTCACGCATGCCGGTCGCGGAAAAGAAGGCCGTGATGTCGCTCTTCACCAGCGGCCACATGAGCGTGCTCGTGTCCACCACCGTGATCGAGGTCGGCGTGGACGTACCCAACGCGTCGCTCATGGTGATCGAACACGCCGAACGTTTCGGTCTGAGCCAATTGCACCAGCTGCGTGGACGGGTCGGTCGCGGCGCAGCGGCTTCGGCCTGCGTGCTGCTCTACACGCCGCCTGAAGGCGGGCGCCTCGGCGAAACCGCGCGCGAACGTTTGAAGGCGATGGCGGAAACGAACGACGGTTTCGAGATCGCGCGCCGTGATCTGGAGATCCGGGGCCCCGGCGAGTTCCTGGGTGCCCGCCAGTCGGGCGCCGCGCTGCTGCGCTTCGCCGACCTGGCCACCGACGGCCACCTGCTCGACTGGGCACGCCAGGCCGCTGCCCAGATGCTGGCCCAGCACCCGGCCGCCGCCGAAAAACACATCGCCCGCTGGCTGGGCAGCAAGGCCGAATACCTGAAAGCCTGA
- the queA gene encoding tRNA preQ1(34) S-adenosylmethionine ribosyltransferase-isomerase QueA, whose protein sequence is MSHSAPLSAHEFTVADFDFALPNELIAQHPAAERSASRLLDGTGPQPVDRIFRELPGLLRSGDLLVFNDTQVVKARLFGEKASGGKFEVLIERVLLPHEALDGSGQEVVAHIRVSKKPQPGGLLHLAGGLKSGGFDAVFLGRWPDQQGQLFRLRLQGPASETPYELMARHGHVPLPPYITHTDDADDERRYQTVFARVPGAVAAPTAALHFDEGVLAALEARGVQRANVTLHVGAGTFAPMKTERIEEHVMHHERYAIPPETIQAIADCRARGGRVVAVGTTSVRTLESWARSGETQGDTNIFITPGFKFQVVDVLVTNFHLPKSTLMMLVSAFAGHDHVMALYRHAVAQGYRFFSYGDAMLLERRRA, encoded by the coding sequence ATGTCTCACTCTGCCCCCCTGTCGGCTCACGAATTCACCGTCGCCGACTTCGATTTCGCCCTGCCCAACGAACTGATCGCCCAGCACCCCGCCGCCGAACGCAGCGCCTCGCGCCTGCTCGACGGCACCGGGCCACAACCGGTGGACCGCATCTTCCGCGAGCTGCCGGGCCTGCTGCGCAGCGGCGACCTGCTGGTGTTCAACGACACTCAGGTGGTCAAGGCCCGGCTGTTTGGCGAGAAAGCCAGCGGCGGCAAGTTCGAGGTCCTGATCGAGCGCGTGCTGCTGCCGCACGAGGCGCTGGACGGCTCGGGGCAGGAGGTGGTGGCCCACATCCGCGTGAGCAAGAAGCCGCAGCCGGGCGGCCTGCTGCACCTGGCGGGCGGGCTGAAAAGCGGCGGGTTCGATGCGGTGTTCCTAGGGCGCTGGCCCGATCAACAGGGGCAGCTGTTCCGCCTGCGCCTGCAGGGCCCGGCGAGCGAAACACCTTACGAGCTGATGGCACGCCACGGCCACGTGCCGCTGCCGCCCTACATCACACACACGGACGACGCCGACGACGAGCGCCGCTACCAGACCGTGTTCGCGCGCGTGCCCGGCGCCGTGGCCGCGCCCACCGCTGCGCTGCACTTTGACGAAGGCGTGCTGGCCGCGCTGGAAGCACGCGGCGTTCAGCGCGCGAACGTGACGCTGCACGTGGGCGCGGGCACCTTCGCGCCGATGAAGACCGAGCGCATCGAAGAACACGTGATGCACCACGAGCGCTATGCGATCCCACCCGAAACCATCCAGGCGATTGCCGACTGCCGCGCGCGCGGCGGCCGCGTGGTGGCGGTGGGCACGACCAGCGTGCGCACGCTGGAGAGCTGGGCGCGCAGCGGCGAGACACAGGGCGACACCAACATCTTCATCACCCCGGGTTTTAAGTTCCAGGTGGTGGACGTGCTGGTGACCAACTTCCACCTGCCCAAAAGCACGCTGATGATGCTGGTCAGCGCCTTCGCCGGCCACGACCACGTGATGGCGCTGTACCGCCACGCGGTGGCGCAGGGCTACCGCTTCTTCAGCTACGGGGATGCGATGCTGCTGGAGCGGCGTCGAGCCTGA
- a CDS encoding non-heme iron oxygenase ferredoxin subunit codes for MSNWTDVAAEADLFEGAGIPVAPGGRDIALFAVDGEVFATDNLCTHGNARLCDGFVEGHEIECPFHQGRFDLRSGAPTFAPCKEAIKVWPVKVEGGRVWLDLG; via the coding sequence ATGAGCAACTGGACCGACGTGGCCGCCGAGGCCGATCTGTTTGAAGGCGCGGGCATTCCGGTGGCGCCGGGCGGGCGTGACATCGCGCTGTTCGCGGTGGACGGTGAGGTGTTTGCCACGGACAACCTCTGCACCCACGGCAACGCCCGGCTGTGCGACGGCTTTGTGGAAGGGCACGAGATCGAGTGCCCATTTCACCAAGGCCGCTTCGATCTGCGCAGCGGTGCGCCAACGTTCGCACCCTGCAAAGAGGCCATCAAGGTCTGGCCGGTGAAGGTCGAGGGTGGACGGGTCTGGCTGGATCTGGGATGA
- a CDS encoding aromatic-ring-hydroxylating dioxygenase subunit beta, whose product MSALVKVNFDTWQALQQLYSDYAAAVDSGQWELWPDFFTTDGIYKLQPRENHERGFPLSTLAFDSQAMLRDRVYGIKETLFHDPYYQRHVVGAPVVREVDAQGRWHCEANYAVFRTKLDGASSVFNVGRYLDVVVNTAQGFKFAQRHCVYDSEMIPNSIIYPV is encoded by the coding sequence ATGAGCGCGCTGGTCAAAGTGAACTTCGACACCTGGCAGGCGCTGCAGCAGCTCTACAGCGACTACGCGGCTGCCGTGGACAGCGGCCAGTGGGAACTCTGGCCCGACTTCTTCACCACCGACGGCATCTACAAGCTGCAACCGCGCGAGAACCATGAGCGCGGCTTTCCTTTGTCCACGCTGGCGTTCGACAGCCAGGCCATGCTGCGCGACCGGGTGTATGGCATCAAGGAAACCCTGTTCCACGACCCGTATTACCAGCGCCACGTGGTCGGCGCGCCGGTGGTGCGCGAGGTGGACGCGCAGGGTCGCTGGCATTGCGAAGCGAACTACGCCGTGTTCCGCACCAAGCTGGATGGCGCGAGCAGCGTGTTCAACGTGGGCCGCTACCTCGATGTCGTGGTGAACACAGCTCAAGGGTTCAAGTTCGCTCAACGTCACTGCGTCTACGACAGCGAAATGATCCCCAATTCGATCATCTATCCGGTGTAG
- a CDS encoding aromatic ring-hydroxylating dioxygenase subunit alpha — protein sequence MTTEAQPDVLHWEGGGTSRIPFAVYTDEQRHQRELDRFFYQGHWCYVGLEAEIPNAGDFKRTVVGERSVIMTRAADGQIHVVENLCAHRGMRFCRKRHGNQTEFVCPYHQWSYASNGDLQGVPFRRGVRQDGKVNGGMPADFNPKDHALTKLKVAVRGGVVFASFDHDVESLEDYMGPTILRYFDRLFNGRQLTILGYNRQRIPGNWKLMQENIKDPYHPGLLHTWFVTFGLWRADNKSELRMDAHHRHAAMVSTRGSMGQASGQASQVTQVSSFKESMQLEDPRFLDIVPEPWWQLGEQMPTAVMTTLFPSVIFQQQVNSVSTRHIQPDGHGAFDFVWTHFGFEDDTPEMTERRLRQANLFGPAGFVSADDGEVIEFSQQAFESKPQHRTLAELGGREVGETDHMVTETLIRGMYEYWRKVMERPEPPRSPTACGSLPSEGASPSLGAARREGSPSEGGVA from the coding sequence ATGACCACCGAAGCCCAGCCGGACGTCCTGCATTGGGAAGGCGGCGGCACCAGCCGCATCCCCTTCGCCGTCTACACCGATGAACAGCGCCACCAGCGCGAACTCGATCGCTTCTTCTACCAAGGCCACTGGTGTTACGTGGGCCTGGAGGCCGAGATCCCCAACGCCGGCGACTTCAAGCGCACCGTGGTCGGCGAGCGCTCGGTCATCATGACCCGCGCGGCCGACGGCCAGATCCATGTGGTGGAGAACCTCTGCGCCCACCGTGGCATGCGCTTCTGCCGCAAGCGCCACGGCAACCAGACCGAATTCGTCTGCCCCTACCACCAGTGGAGCTACGCCTCCAACGGCGACCTGCAGGGCGTGCCGTTCCGGCGCGGCGTGCGGCAGGACGGCAAGGTCAACGGCGGCATGCCGGCCGACTTCAACCCCAAGGACCACGCGCTCACCAAGCTGAAGGTGGCGGTGCGCGGCGGCGTGGTGTTCGCGTCGTTCGACCACGACGTGGAGTCGCTCGAAGACTACATGGGGCCGACCATCCTGCGGTACTTCGACCGCCTGTTCAACGGCCGCCAGCTCACGATCCTGGGCTACAACCGCCAGCGCATACCGGGCAACTGGAAGCTGATGCAGGAGAACATCAAGGACCCCTACCACCCCGGTCTGCTGCACACCTGGTTCGTCACCTTCGGGCTCTGGCGCGCCGACAACAAGAGCGAGCTGCGCATGGACGCGCACCACCGTCACGCCGCCATGGTGTCCACGCGCGGCAGCATGGGCCAGGCCAGCGGCCAGGCCTCGCAGGTGACGCAGGTGTCGAGCTTCAAGGAAAGCATGCAGCTCGAAGACCCGCGTTTCCTGGACATCGTGCCCGAGCCGTGGTGGCAACTGGGCGAGCAGATGCCGACGGCGGTGATGACCACGCTGTTTCCCAGCGTCATCTTCCAACAGCAGGTCAACAGCGTGAGCACGCGCCACATCCAGCCCGACGGCCACGGCGCCTTCGACTTCGTCTGGACACACTTCGGCTTCGAGGACGACACGCCCGAGATGACCGAGCGCCGCCTGCGCCAGGCCAACCTGTTCGGCCCCGCCGGTTTCGTGAGCGCCGACGACGGCGAGGTGATCGAGTTCTCGCAGCAGGCTTTCGAGAGCAAGCCGCAGCACCGCACCCTGGCCGAGCTGGGCGGGCGCGAGGTCGGTGAGACCGATCACATGGTGACGGAGACCCTGATCCGCGGCATGTACGAATACTGGCGGAAAGTGATGGAACGTCCCGAGCCCCCACGTTCGCCCACTGCGTGTGGCTCACTGCCCTCCGAGGGGGCGTCACCCTCCCTTGGGGCGGCCCGGCGGGAGGGTTCCCCGTCCGAAGGAGGTGTCGCATGA
- a CDS encoding LysR family transcriptional regulator yields the protein MELAQLDLNLLVVFQQLLRERRVSRVAVTLGLSQPAVSNALRRLRGLLDDELFLRTPAGMEPTPYAQQLAGPVAQALDTLRDALNVRASFDPATSSRCFSLAMTDVGETYFLPVLMGALSQQAPGVTLRCVPVADATLRDDMAAGRVDLALGSLPQLQAGFFQQALFRQRYVALMREGHPLAARGTITAAAYRQAAHVRVVSTGTGHGQVEAALDRLGIARSVQLTLPHYVALGHVLGSTDLLATVPERFAERACEPFGLVARPLTLKLPSSTIAQLWHAHLHRDPGHQWLRGLVARRFGTADAGAAGTPGR from the coding sequence ATGGAACTGGCCCAACTGGATCTCAACCTGCTCGTCGTGTTTCAGCAACTGCTGCGCGAACGGCGCGTCTCGCGCGTGGCCGTCACGCTGGGCCTGAGCCAGCCGGCGGTGAGCAACGCGCTGCGCCGCCTGCGCGGCCTCTTGGACGACGAGCTGTTCCTGCGCACGCCCGCCGGCATGGAACCCACGCCCTATGCGCAGCAGCTCGCCGGGCCGGTGGCGCAGGCGCTGGACACGCTGCGCGACGCGCTCAACGTGCGAGCCTCGTTCGACCCGGCCACCAGCTCGCGCTGCTTCAGCCTGGCCATGACCGACGTGGGCGAGACCTATTTCCTGCCGGTGCTGATGGGCGCCTTGTCGCAGCAGGCGCCGGGGGTCACGCTGCGTTGCGTGCCCGTGGCCGACGCCACCCTGCGCGACGACATGGCGGCCGGCCGGGTGGACTTGGCCCTGGGCTCGCTGCCCCAGCTGCAGGCGGGTTTTTTCCAGCAGGCGCTGTTTCGCCAGCGCTACGTGGCGCTGATGCGCGAAGGCCACCCGCTGGCCGCGCGCGGCACCATCACGGCCGCGGCCTACCGCCAGGCCGCCCATGTGCGTGTGGTCTCCACCGGCACCGGCCATGGCCAGGTGGAGGCCGCGCTGGACCGGCTGGGCATCGCGCGCAGCGTCCAGCTCACCCTGCCGCACTACGTGGCGCTCGGCCATGTGCTGGGCAGCACCGACCTGCTGGCCACCGTGCCCGAGCGCTTCGCCGAGCGGGCCTGCGAGCCCTTCGGCCTGGTCGCCCGCCCGCTCACGCTCAAGCTGCCGAGCAGCACCATCGCCCAGCTCTGGCACGCCCACCTGCACCGCGACCCCGGCCACCAGTGGCTGCGCGGCCTGGTGGCGCGGCGCTTTGGCACGGCGGACGCAGGCGCCGCCGGCACCCCCGGCAGGTAG